In a single window of the Botrytis cinerea B05.10 chromosome 10, complete sequence genome:
- the Bcymr1 gene encoding Bcymr1, protein MADKLKISKVDDVQVVARGQASNVTLHLTAHHLIVVQAPVPPPETSQQASPTQKRTGAPVRTRESWIAYPMIAHCTFRPTSPGSAQASSIRLRGRDFNYYTLNFADDKQARETFESLKNSTCKLGSIERLYAFSYKAHGAEKQINGWDVYDPKAEWKRLGISEKGVDRGWRLSKMNHDYAFSPTYPALLPVPSSVSDITIKHAGQHRSRARIPVLTYLHPVNNCALTRCSQPRTGMRQARSVQDEKLVSACFSAKSQVDEVDSLSPAASRNSPASSQADISTPNNGEVTDTERYEDEMLASASNIEIITEKPQVYGAQQNNLIVDARPQVNAYANQVNGFGTEKMEYYPLAKKAYLNIANIHVMRDSLAKVIDAIKDADVSPLPPNRELLAKSGWIKHITGILDGAALIARQVGIQHSHVLIHCSDGWDRTSQLSALSQLMLDPYYRTIEGFIVLVEKDWLSFGHMFQHRSGFLNHEKWFVTQNDALAGSAIQPGGNTDGRGDAIENALLSAKRFFNKSNHSQENVDEADEVTVDQSPKRPILDTLPQSDVTKPNETSPVFHQFLDATYQLLRQHPTRFEFNERFLRRLLYHLYSCQYGTFLYNNEKSRVDARVKERTKSVWAYFLSKKPEFTNKDYDGEIDDHVKGKERLIFPNLDDVRWWHQVFNRTDEEMNGPHNPAMERYLALSTNNSNGLNTTTSISSPPGAPPGRTVLAGLEAGTSTRRGSNGTTTVSGNPFASLRDGIAGLGIGKATGLGGLGNMGSANQSGPASLNGNSKEMEMEVEMQ, encoded by the exons ATGGCAGACAAGCTCAAGATATCAAAG GTGGACGACGTCCAGGTAGTAGCTCGGGGGCAAGCTTCTAATGTTACACTACACTTAACAGCCCATCATTTAATTGTAGTTCAAGCACCTGTTCCTCCGCCGGAAACTTCGCAACAAGCATCGCCAACGCAAAAGCGCACAGGGGCTCCGGTCAGGACGAGGGAGTCATGGATAGCATATCCTATGATAGCACATTGCACATTTCGACCAACATCGCCAGGATCTGCACAAGCCTCTTCTATTCGTCTCCGAGGTCGAGactttaattattatactCTTAATTTTGCGGACGACAAGCAAGCTCGCGAAACATTCGAAAGCTTAAAGAATTCAACCTGCAAGCTGGGCagtattgaaagattatatGCGTTTAGTTATAAAGCGCATGGGGCAGAAAAGCAGATAAACGGGTGGGATGTATACGATCCGAAGGCAGAATGGAAACGTTTGGGAATAAGTGAGAAGGGGGTTGACAGAGGATGGAGGCTGTCTAAGATGAATCACGATTACGCCTTCTCTCCTACCTACCCAGCCTTACTTCCAGTTCCTTCATCTGTCTCCGACATCACAATCAAGCATGCTGGCCAACACCGTTCGAGGGCCCGTATACCAGTTCTAACATATCTACATCCTGTTAATAATTGCGCTTTGACAAGATGCTCACAACCTCGGACTGGTATGCGGCAAGCCCGCAGTGTACAAGATGAGAAGTTGGTTAGCGCATGTTTTTCGGCAAAATCACAGGTCGATGAAGTGGACTCTCTATCTCCAGCGGCATCTAGAAATAGTCCAGCTTCCAGTCAAGCCGATATCAGTACGCCGAACAATGGAGAGGTGACCGATACCGAACGTTATGAGGACGAGATGCTTGCATCTGCGTCAAACATCGAGATCATAACCGAGAAACCTCAAGTGTATGGGGCACAGCAGAACAATCTGATTGTGGATGCAAGACCTCAGGTTAATGCTTACGCTAATCAAGTGAATGGCTTTGGTACGGAAAAAATGGAATACTATCCACTTGCTAAGAAAGCATATCTGAATATCGCAAATATTCATGTCATGCGAGACTCTCTGGCGAAAGTCATTGACGCTATTAAGGATGCTGATGTGtcccctcttcctccaaatcGTGAACTCTTGGCAAAAAGTGGTTGGATAAAACACATCACTGGTATTCTTGACGGAGCGGCATTAATCGCCAGGCAAGTCGGTATACAACATTCTCATGTCCTTATTCACTGCTCAGATGGCTGGGATAGAACGAGTCAGCTGAGCGCTCTATCCCAGTTGATGCTCGACCCTTACTACAGAACTATAGAAGGCTTCATAGTACTAGTAGAAAAGGACTGGCTGAGCTTTGGGCACATGTTTCAACATAGATCTGGATTCTTGAATCACGAGAAGTGGTTTGTAACACAAAACGATGCTCTTGCTGGCTCAGCAATACAGCCAGGTGGGAACACTGACGGGCGTGGAGATGCTATCGAAAATGCTTTACTTAGCGCCAAACGATTCTTCAATAAAAGTAACCACAGCCAAGAGAATGTCGATGAAGCAGATGAGGTTACAGTTGATCAATCTCCCAAGAGACCTATTTTAGACACGCTCCCTCAAAGTGATGTTACCAAGCCCAATGAAACTAGTCCAGTCTTCCATCAGTTCCTAGATGCAACCTATCAGCTTCTCCGTCAACACCCTACTCGCTTCGAATTCAATGAACGATTCCTGCGCCGACTTCTCTATCATCTCTATTCCTGTCAGTATGGGACATTTCTCTAcaacaatgaaaagtctCGTGTAGACGCTCGCGTCAAAGAACGCACCAAGAGCGTTTGGGCATATTTTTTATCCAAGAAACCCGAATTTACTAATAAAGACTATGACGGAGAAATAGACGATCACGTTAAAGGCAAAGAACGCTTGATCTTCCCTAATTTAGATGATGTGAGATGGTGGCATCAAGTGTTTAATCGCaccgatgaagaaatgaacgGACCGCATAATCCTGCCATGGAAAGATACCTAGCACTCAGTACAAATAACAGTAACGGACTTAACACAACTACGAGTATAAGTTCGCCGCCAGGGGCGCCACCCGGTCGTACGGTTCTTGCGGGTCTGGAAGCGGGAACTTCGACGAGACGAGGCTCGAATGGGACGACGACTGTTAGTGGAAATCCATTTGCTAGCCTGAGGGATGGGATTGCGGGGCTGGGAATTGGCAAGGCAACAGGGTTGGGAGGCTTGGGGAACATGGGAAGTGCGAACCAAAGTGGCCCAGCAAGTCTGAATGGGAATAgcaaggaaatggaaatggaagttGAGATGCAATGA